AAACGCTGGAGAGCTTACTTATGTTAAGTATAACCACCCCTTCGGCCTTCTTCCCGCCGACGAGCTTTGCTATCTCAAGCGCCTTTTTCCTGGAATCCAGTTTCCGCTCTCTCCGGTCTTTTTTTTCCTGTTTTTTCCTTGCCTTACTTATAGAGACCTTTCCCGAGGATATATTCCTCCACCCCCGGGGGCACAAGGTACCTTATCGACATCCCCGCCGCCACCCTCCTGCGTATATCCGAAGAGGATATGTCCATGAGCGTCGTGTCGAAATAGGTCACGGAATGCCCGTAGGAGCTCACGTAGGCCTCCTTCTCCGCATCATAGCAGAACTTCCGCGCCAATTCAACAGGAACCACCTCGGCTATCTTCTTCGCCGCGTGGCCGGGCCTTGGGACCACCACGAAGTCCGCGAGCGTAAAAAGTTTTTCGTACTCGCACCAGGTGGTTATCTCGTTAAAGGAGTCGGCGCCCACCACTATGGCGGGTTCGAGTCCTGTTCCGTCCTCGCCAAGCGCCTTTACGGTCTCCACGGTGTACGACCTGCCCCCTCTCTTTATCTCGATATCCGAGGCCTCGAAGGCGGGGTTGCCCTCTATTGCGAGCCGGACCATATCGAGGCGCTCGGCTGCGGGCGGTATCCCCTCGCCGTCCTTATGCGGGGGCAGGCAGACGGGGATAAATATGACCCGTGCAAAGCCGAGTCCTTCGCGGACCTCCTCGGCGAGCCTCAGGTGGCCCGTGTGTATGGGGTTGAAGGTGCCTCCTATTATCGCCACGCGCATCTTTAATCCTCCCGGCTTCAAACGGTCTGACCTCCGCAGCTCGACCCGGCCCCGGCGGTACAGCCGTAGCAGTGCGGACCGGTCACGATCCTCCGCCCCTTGAGCCCGGCCCGGTCGAACTCCCTTATATGGCCGGGCGCGCCGGACGCGCACCCGAGCCTGAGCATCTGGTTGAAGTCGCAGTCGTAGAGGGAGCCGTCCCAGCCGACAGAGACCGTGGTGCGGCACATGACATTTTCCGCCGCCACAGGGTTAAAGGAAGATACAAGGCTCTCCCGGTATCCGTCGAGGCTGCCCGAGGCTTCAAGAGAGTCCGCAAACCTGCCGACGGGCATGTTCGTAAGCACGAATAGGCCGTTAAAGCTTATGTCGTAGCGCTCCAGAAGCTCGCGCCTGAAGGCGGCCTCCAACTCGCTCTGCACGGGCGGGAGAAAGGCTCCGGAGGGGTTGTATACGAGGTTTAAAAGAAGCCCGGACCCTTCCTTGCCGTAGCCGGCTTGGTTAAGCCTGCTTAACGCCTCCAGCGACCCGCGGAAGGTCCCCTTCCCTCTGACCTCGTCGGTAGTGCCTTCACTGTAGCACGGCAGGGAGGCGATCACCTCGACCGAGTTTTCCGCGAAGAAGGCGGGCAGCTCCGTATAGCCGTCTTCGAGCATTATCGTCAGGTTGGTGCGCGTCTTCACGTGGAGGCCCATCCCCCCCATCCCCCGGCAGCTCTCGACGAACCACCTGTAGCTCGGGTTCATCTCCGGCGCTCCGCCGGTTATGTCTACGACCGAGAGGCCGCCGGAAGAGAGGGCATCGAGACAGGCGTTGAAGGTCTCCCTGGTCATCACCTCTTCCATCCCCGCCCCCCCCCCGACGTGGCAGTGGCGGCAGGACTTGTTGCAGAGTTTCCCGACGTTCACCTGCAGGGTGGAGAGGCCGGTGGCCGCAAGGGGCCGGAGCCCGGCCTCAACCAAAGAACCGTCAAAAGTATGGCTCGAAATGTCCTCGGAACTGGAATGGATATCCATAGTGTCTCCGTTTTAAAAGGCGCTTGAAAGTTTAGTACGCGATAATTTCCAAGTCAAGGTGTTATACCCTGCTCCCCCTCATCCTCCCCTTTTTTCTAAAAACCTCCCCGAGCGGCTTTGTGAACCGCTTCCTCTCCTCGGGCCGGGAGTACCTGACGTATAACATACCCATCCCGGCCACGAGCGTCCCGCCCACCAGGTCGTAGACCAGGTCCCACATCGTATCCGGAAGGTCCCTCTGGGTGGTCTTATCGAAGAGGTTATCCACGGCGAACTCCCCGAGCTCCCACGCGGTGCCGACGGCCATGGCGAAGATCACGGTGAAAAAACCTATAAACGGTATCGTAAGGCGGAGCTTTCTTGTATAATGCAGCGTGTAGACTATCATAAACGCGAGCATGGCGATCACGGCGCTCCCGTAAAAGTGCAGGACCTTGTCCCACAGCCATACCTTCTCGTAGAACCTCATGACCTCGCCGAGGAACGTGTGCAGGAAGATAGCGAGGGTTATCAGGAGGTCCAGCTCGAAGGGGAGGTGGATATTGTAGTTCCTCTCGACGATACTCGGCACGAGGCTCAGCACTATGGCCACGAAGGTGGCGAACGCGAAGAGGTAGTCCCCTATGTAGATCTCATATGGGAAGAGCCCCACGAGCACGAGCTTCATGAACCAGGAGAGCGCCGCGCTCAGGGTTATGCTGTGCCAGCCTCTACTCATAGACCTCTATTATGTTAGAAAAACGACCCGATGGCAAGTAATTGCGTGGAGAACAGGGGCCCGGCCTCAAGGCGCGAGGTGTTCGCCTGGTGCATGTACGACTTCGCCAACTCCTCTTACACGACCGTCATAATCACCGTGGCCTTCAGCGTGTACTTCACAACGGTGGTGGCCGGAGGAGAAGACGGCAACGGGGAGAGGCTCTGGGGATGGGGCTACGCCCTCTCCATGCTGGTAATAGGGCTTATGGCGCCGCTCCTGGGCGCGGTGGCGGACCACGGGGGGTTCAAAAAACGCTTCCTCCTCTTCTTCACCTCCCTCTGTATCCTTGCGACCTCGGCCCTCTTCTTCGTCGGGCCGGGCGACATAGTGCTGGGACTTATGCTCCTGGCACTCTCCAACATAGGTTTTAACGGCGGGATGCACTTCTATAACTCGTTCCTCATAGACGTCTCGGACAGGTCCAACATAGGGAGGATATCGGGCTACGGCTGGGCGCTCGGATACGTGGGCGGGCTCCTATGCCTCATCCTCGTCTATCCACTCATAAAAGGGGGGCTCGTTGACGCGAACCTCGCCTCCTACCGGCTGAGCTTCCCGCTTACGGCCCTCTTC
The sequence above is a segment of the Thermodesulfobacteriota bacterium genome. Coding sequences within it:
- the arsS gene encoding arsenosugar biosynthesis radical SAM (seleno)protein ArsS (Some members of this family are selenoproteins.) encodes the protein MDIHSSSEDISSHTFDGSLVEAGLRPLAATGLSTLQVNVGKLCNKSCRHCHVGGGAGMEEVMTRETFNACLDALSSGGLSVVDITGGAPEMNPSYRWFVESCRGMGGMGLHVKTRTNLTIMLEDGYTELPAFFAENSVEVIASLPCYSEGTTDEVRGKGTFRGSLEALSRLNQAGYGKEGSGLLLNLVYNPSGAFLPPVQSELEAAFRRELLERYDISFNGLFVLTNMPVGRFADSLEASGSLDGYRESLVSSFNPVAAENVMCRTTVSVGWDGSLYDCDFNQMLRLGCASGAPGHIREFDRAGLKGRRIVTGPHCYGCTAGAGSSCGGQTV
- the nadD gene encoding nicotinate-nucleotide adenylyltransferase is translated as MRVAIIGGTFNPIHTGHLRLAEEVREGLGFARVIFIPVCLPPHKDGEGIPPAAERLDMVRLAIEGNPAFEASDIEIKRGGRSYTVETVKALGEDGTGLEPAIVVGADSFNEITTWCEYEKLFTLADFVVVPRPGHAAKKIAEVVPVELARKFCYDAEKEAYVSSYGHSVTYFDTTLMDISSSDIRRRVAAGMSIRYLVPPGVEEYILGKGLYK